The Chryseobacterium shigense genome segment GTATTACATAAATTATCCGAAAATGAAAGCAAAGCTCTTTGTGACCTACTATCCGATACAGAATGATTTTGCAGATCATATCAAAGAAGCCGAAAAAATGGTCTACGAACATACCATTAAAGCGAGTTCTATAGATACCAAATCATTTGAATACCCGGACAAGAAAGTATACGGGAACTTCTATGAGCTGAAGGGGCAGAGCGCTTCCAATCTTCAATTTTACATTACAGACAGCACAAAACATTTTGTGACTGCTTATTTATACTTTAATACAAGGCCAAAACCGGATTCTCTGGCCCCGGCAGTAAACTATATCAAAAATGATATGAAACACCTGCTGGACACTTTTGAATGGAAAAAATAATTGACTTTAAAATACATTGAAAAATATATGAAACTTTTAGTTGTAGGAAGCGTTGCATTTGATGCAATCGAAACGCCATTTG includes the following:
- the gldD gene encoding gliding motility lipoprotein GldD, giving the protein MIKNVIFIFVSLLLISCGKDHVPKPYGELRLEYPQPKYQKFENNCAYTFEYSDFASISDAKKPCWYYINYPKMKAKLFVTYYPIQNDFADHIKEAEKMVYEHTIKASSIDTKSFEYPDKKVYGNFYELKGQSASNLQFYITDSTKHFVTAYLYFNTRPKPDSLAPAVNYIKNDMKHLLDTFEWKK